The Toxorhynchites rutilus septentrionalis strain SRP chromosome 3, ASM2978413v1, whole genome shotgun sequence genome includes a region encoding these proteins:
- the LOC129773955 gene encoding uncharacterized protein LOC129773955, translated as MVNVRYGVTLPIASRFGNFESSLECLVLPKLTVALPSHNIDITHWRIPPHLLLADPHFHISQGVDVIIGAELFFTLLEKEQISIDVGCPLLQKTVLGYIFCGKFTEKVPCTLALASHYCSGESLDSQLERFWEIESFDDHKAYTADEQFCQDHFRQTVMRDNNGRYIVRLPLREELSSKIGDSYTPALRRFLSMEKRFAVDEGLQTEYTKFMEEYEQLGHMEVSSRSFNGPQFFLPHHAIHRPESTTTKIRVVFDGSSRASNNVSINDALFVGPSVQPVLYSTVINFRMPRYVVTTDAEKMFRQIWVHPDDRRFTQILWRNNPSEPIQVYQLKTDTYGLASSPFHATRVLEQLASDDGERYPFAVPVIRKGMYVDDVLTGHDDLPTLQETCRQLISLLAGAGFVLRKWATNNVAALANVPTELWETSNPLEIDRSSAVKTLGLLWFPQSDKFAFKIPALQDLNIITKLVVVSEMSSLFDPIGLLGPVVITAKMFVQTLWAENLSWDTELSKDFQDWWLNYRTDIQQLRSLKVPRRILANTVRQYTLHCFCDASTKGYGCSVYVVSEDDTGKLESYLLTSKSRVAPLRGHSVPRLELCAALLGSQLIDTLRKTTEFTEPAFMWTDSTIVLHWIKSKSNNWKVFVSNRVAEIQRLTKGFQWRHVPTELNPADRISRGVMPSQILHDDLWWQGPRFLRFRMEQWPEQVIMVPERHIVNEEARSVLALHVCVSGDELFDRFSELSKLIKFVTYCHRFRSNCRTPKDQHSNGPLSSDECEIALKNLIRIAQHSAFPLEVKSYALAQDSPRIPKSPLRNLNLLMDNFGLLRIDSRIRNSNAPFDSRFPILLPSNHKLSFLIARATHLKTLHGGPSLLLATLRQRYWPLRGRNLVRKVVRRCVTCFRCQPKPTTQIMAPLPAVRLTPARPFSYTGLDYCGPFYVRPLNGRGVSVKVYVALFVCLVVKAVHIEVVVDLSAASCINAVNRIVARRGRIIELHCDNATAFVGANREFIASRNEFLHQFKGDEWRHHCLHNGIRFRFIPARSPHFGGLWEAGVKSFKHHFRRIMGPKAYTMDHFLTILAQVEATLNSRPLSPLSDSPDDLDVLTPAHFLIGEPLVTIAEPDLSHIKPGRLDRFQEMKKSTQDLWTRWSRDYRSQLHQRTKWRNSQTNLKPGQLVLLKDNTPPLQWPLGRIVETIPGKDGHVRVVVVKTATGQYKRAVTEVSVLPTDPDAEDESEDVISGAQKQSSVG; from the coding sequence ATGGTCAACGTACGTTATGGAGTGACGCTTCCGATTGCTTCTCGCTTTGGAAATTTTGAATCCAGCCTAGAATGCCTCGTTTTACCGAAACTCACCGTCGCGCTACCCAGCCACAATATCGATATAACTCATTGGCGTATTCCACCACACCTGCTTCTAGCGGATCCGCATTTCCATATCAGTCAGGGAGTTGATGTCATTATAGGCGCTGAACTGTTCTTCACATTGTTGGAAAAAGAGCAGATCAGTATCGACGTTGGATGTCCACTCCTCCAAAAAACTGTTCTTGGTTATATATTCTGTGGCAAGTTTACTGAAAAAGTCCCTTGCACTCTTGCGCTGGCGAGCCACTATTGCTCTGGTGAATCTCTCGACTCACAATTGGAACGGTTCTGGGAGATCGAGAGCTTTGATGACCACAAAGCTTACACGGCAGATGAGCAGTTTTGTCAAGATCATTTTCGTCAAACAGTTATGAGGGATAACAATGGTCGTTACATTGTACGACTGCCGTTGCGGGAAGAGCTGTCTTCGAAGATCGGTGATTCGTACACTCCAGCTCTCCGTCGTTTCTTGTCCATGGAAAAAAGGTTTGCCGTCGATGAAGGTCTACAGACTGAGTACACAAAATTCATGGAGGAATATGAGCAGTTAGGGCATATGGAGGTGAGTTCGCGCTCGTTTAACGGTCCACAATTTTTCCTTCCCCACCATGCCATCCACCGCCCAGAGAGCACAACCACGAAGATTCGAGTGGTGTTTGATGGATCTAGTCGTGCATCTAACAACGTGTCAATCAACGATGCTCTGTTTGTTGGCCCTTCGGTGCAACCTGTACTATACTCTACCGTCATCAATTTTCGAATGCCACGCTATGTTGTAACCACCGATGCAGAGAAGATGTTTCGGCAGATTTGGGTCCATCCGGATGATCGCCGATTCACACAAATCCTGTGGAGAAATAATCCGTCGGAACCGATTCAAGTATACCAACTCAAAACCGATACATACGGCCTCGCCAGCTCTCCGTTTCACGCCACTCGTGTTCTTGAACAGTTAGCTTCAGATGATGGAGAACGATATCCTTTCGCCGTGCCAGTAATTCGAAAAGGAATGTATGTTGATGATGTTCTGACTGGACACGATGATCTTCCTACTCTACAGGAAACCTGCAGGCAATTAATTTCCCTTTTGGCGGGCGCAGGTTTCGTGTTGCGAAAATGGGCTACTAATAATGTCGCAGCTTTGGCCAACGTTCCAACAGAGCTGTGGGAGACTTCCAACCCACTGGAGATCGATCGTTCGTCTGCTGTTAAAACACTCGGCTTACTTTGGTTTCCTCAATCCGACAAATTCGCATTCAAGATTCCAGCACTTCAGGATCTAAACATCATCACTAAGCTAGTGGTGGTGTCCGAGATGTCGAGCCTGTTCGACCCCATTGGCCTCCTTGGTCCTGTCGTCATCACTGCTAAGATGTTTGTGCAAACCCTTTGGGCGGAGAACCTATCCTGGGATACCGAGCTTTCGAAGGATTTTCAAGATTGGTGGTTGAACTATCGTACTGATATCCAGCAGTTGCGGTCTCTGAAAGTACCGAGAAGAATTCTGGCCAACACTGTTCGCCAATATACTTTACATTGTTTTTGTGATGCTTCCACGAAAGGCTACGGATGTTCCGTCTACGTCGTCTCGGAAGATGACACGGGAAAACTCGAAAGTTATCTTCTTACTTCAAAGTCGCGTGTCGCTCCATTGCGGGGTCATTCAGTTCCAAGATTGGAACTCTGTGCTGCTTTACTGGGGAGCCAACTCATTGATACACTTCGCAAGACGACAGAATTCACAGAACCAGCGTTTATGTGGACTGATTCGACTATTGTGTTACACTGGATCAAGTCGAAGTCCAATAACTGGAAGGTTTTCGTATCCAATCGTGTGGCTGAAATTCAACGATTGACGAAGGGATTCCAATGGAGACATGTGCCCACTGAACTGAACCCTGCAGACCGGATATCCCGAGGTGTCATGCCGAGTCAAATCCTGCACGATGACCTGTGGTGGCAGGGACCTAGATTCCTGCGATTTAGAATGGAACAATGGCCTGAGCAAGTTATTATGGTTCCAGAACGGCATATAGTTAACGAAGAAGCTCGGTCCGTTTTGGCACTACACGTTTGCGTCAGCGGAGATGAACTCTTCGATCGCTTCTCCGAACtatcaaaattaataaaattcgtCACCTACTGTCACCGTTTTCGAAGTAACTGTCGTACTCCAAAAGATCAACATTCGAATGGACCGCTTTCGTCAGACGAATGCGAGATTGCATTGAAGAATTTGATTCGTATTGCTCAACATTCAGCCTTCCCATTAGAGGTTAAAAGCTATGCTCTTGCACAAGATTCGCCGAGAATACCGAAATCACCACTCCGTAACCTCAACCTATTAATGGATAATTTCGGACTTCTGAGAATTGACAGCCGAATACGCAACTCTAATGCTCCATTTGATAGCCGTTTTCCAATTCTGCTACCATCGAACCACAAACTTAGTTTCCTGATTGCACGAGCAACGCATCTCAAGACATTACATGGTGGTCCATCACTCCTGCTTGCCACGTTGCGTCAACGTTACTGGCCGCTCCGGGGTCGCAATCTGGTACGTAAAGTCGTTCGTCGCTGCGTGACCTGCTTCCGATGTCAACCAAAACCTACCACACAGATCATGGCACCTCTACCAGCAGTCCGCCTCACACCAGCCCGTCCATTCTCGTATACGGGGTTGGATTATTGCGGGCCGTTTTACGTTCGTCCATTGAATGGGAGAGGAGTGTCGGTGAAAGTGTACGTAGCGCTCTTTGTATGTTTAGTGGTGAAGGCTGTTCACATCGAAGTCGTCGTCGATCTCTCCGCTGCGTCGTGTATCAACGCCGTGAATCGCATCGTCGCACGCCGTGGCCGTATTATTGAGCTACATTGCGATAATGCGACCGCATTCGTCGGAGCAAATCGTGAGTTCATCGCGTCGCGTAACGAGTTCCTGCATCAGTTCAAGGGCGACGAGTGGCGACATCACTGTTTGCACAACGGAATCAGGTTTCGATTTATTCCTGCTCGTTCACCCCACTTTGGAGGACTCTGGGAGGCGGGAGTCAAGTCATTTAAGCACCACTTCCGTCGCATTATGGGACCGAAAGCGTACACAATGGACCATTTTCTCACGATTCTTGCTCAAGTGGAGGCTACACTCAACTCTCGTCCTCTGTCGCCTTTGTCGGACTCTCCTGATGATCTTGATGTCCTCACGCCGGCACATTTTTTAATCGGTGAGCCACTAGTTACGATTGCTGAACCCGATCTGAGTCACATAAAACCCGGACGCCTGGATCGCTTCCAGGAGATGAAGAAATCAACGCAGGATCTCTGGACCCGTTGGTCACGGGATTACCGAAGCCAACTGCACCAACGAACTAAGTGGAGAAATTCTCAAACCAACCTGAAGCCAGGACAGCTGGTTCTGCTAAAAGATAACACTCCGCCGCTCCAGTGGCCTTTGGGGCGCATCGTCGAGACCATCCCTGGAAAGGATGGCCATGTTCGTGTGGTCGTCGTTAAAACGGCAACAGGGCAGTATAAACGAGCTGTCACTGAGGTCTCTGTTCTGCCAACGGATCCTGATGCAGAAGACGAGTCAGAAGATGTCATTTCTGGTGCTCAAAAACAGTCGAGTGTCGGTTGA